AGAGAGGTTTGTCCGGGAACTCGTCTATTCCAGGAACAGGTAGTCGTGCACAACTGTCACATGTAGttaaattttcttgttttttctccaaaaacTCGTCCTATCCAGGAGCATGTAGACGTGCACAAGTATGCAGATCCGTCACAAGTAGTTACGTTTTGTGTTACATTTTTTCCGGGAACTCGTCTGTTCCAGGGACACGCAGACATGCACAAccgtcacatgtacatgtagttaaaccTCATTGTGTTACATGAGAGTTTTCCAGGAACTCGTCCCGGAACATGTAGGCGTACAAAGCCACCACATGTAGTTAaacgtttttgtgtgttttttttcaggaacTCGTCTATTCCAGGGACATGCAGACGTACACGTCCGTCACATGTAGTTAAACTTTCCTGTGTTACATGAGAGTTTTCCGGGAACTCGTCTCTTCCCGGAACATGTAGACGTGCACATGTATGCAGATCCGTCACAAGTAGTTTAGTTCCTGTGTTACATGATTTTTCCCAGAAATTCGTTACTTAATTATTTTCCAGGAACTACCTATTTCCAGCAACTGGCCCTTTCTAGGAACTGCCGACGGCTACTGCTCACGCCTAATGTGGAATCTGATAAGATAAGAGCAACCAAAgaattattttgtttgttgattggtACTTTGGTTTCTCACttggacttagctaataacaaAAGCATCAGTTAAAAAATTCATACTCAAAGTGGGGACTATTTCTGCAAGAAAAATACAGTAACAGTTCGTGGAAATCAGTTAGCGTCATCCTGTCAGTAGGCGGCTTTTTAAGCTAACGAAGGATAATGGTGACGAAAATAACGTCCAGTCCTGATTTGATGCAAGTAAAACGTTCCCAAAGGGCTGGAAGGCCGTAGATACGGTCACAGGTCAGGTATTTGAGGACGCAGATAAGGCTATGGATGTTTTTCTAGAGTAAGACGCACGTTGAGAAAGGTCCCAAGACATTCTTAAAAGTATTTTGGCGCCTACGAGAACGTGACGATCGAGTATCCAAGAATCGTGTTGGAAATCCTAAACAGCACATGTTACATAATGTCTACGTGCTCAGCAAGTAAAAGTCACAGAAACTTTATCGTCAAGAAACAGACTGTGTCTGCGATGTCCTACACTCATGCACAGTATGACACCCACACACGGACAAGTTTACACACAcaacatacgcacacacatacgtatgcacacaaacacacacgcacacacacacacacacacacacacacacacacacacacacacacacgcacacacacacacatacgtccgcgcgcgcgcgcacacacacacacacacacacacacacacacatacgtccgcacacacacacacacacacacacacacacacgcacacactcacatacgTACGCATGTGCTACACTCATGCACAGTATggcactcacacacagacaagtttaaacacacacacacacacgcgcacacacacacatacgtacacacacacacacgtacacacacacacacgcacacacacacatacgtccgcacacacacacacacacacaaaccatgGCCCCCAAATTACCATGATCATAGAAGTGTCCAGGACATTACAGATACAAAAGACATAAGCATGCTGTAGTACCAAGTTCACAAACTAGGGGACGCATACTTGATCCCGAACACCTATTCACATACGAAACATCATTGCAATCCTTTCAGAGGTTcatctaaagttatgctgaccaccaATAttaggaaacacaaacacagacacataaatgtaaaaacaataaccctatttttcatggaggtaacaaaatgTGCCGCGTCAGGAAAATGTCTTACGCAAAaaaagtgtcttgagcagaaaagtaagtgtattgagcagaaaaaaaaggcaaacaTGATTGTTCTTGTGCATcttgcgtgtttgtgtgtcgggGGTGAGGGGCGGGTCTTATGACTAAGCGATATCTCATGCTGCATTTACGACGCTATAAAATTGTTATCACCACATGACCCTATCTTCAATGAATGTCTTGTTTAAAATGATTGCTGCTGATGAGTGGTAATGCTCCCAACAAGTTGGTGGGTTGGTCAGATGATTAAAGTTACCCTTACATCTTTGCAGATGCTtttggggtggcgcccatctccatttcgagtagcccttgggccacacatgtgcaagccactacagcagggggttggtccgctggtagtgatgtgtgtttaacttccatactctttctctttagtgctgagtgctaagcagagaaagcagcatgtaccatttttaaagtctttggtgtgACCCGgccggggttcgaactcacgacctaccgaatgcaaggcgaacactctaaccactaggccattgcaccggttgtcAGATGATTGATGCTTATAAATATGGTAATCCTGGATGATGCAAGCACATTCTGATTCTGTGGAAAATTCTGTGAAAACTAGACAAAAGAAACGTACTTTTTTATTACTTCCGTTTTTTGTGAAACTTTTCGACGTTACCAAgacgtacatgtaacaaatcTAAAGAAAAGAATCCCAGGATACCTGCGCCGGTGTTGCCGTCAGAAATCCTGATGATACTGCTGCTGTCAATCAACTGGGTTATCAAGAGAGTTCACAACAGTTGTCGGACGGAAACGCCCAGGCCCTTTGACAAATtattgcccgagggctaattaaGGTGAAAAGTTCTCGAATGCTCACAATAGTTGCCGCGTGGAAACGCCCAGGCTCTTTGGAAAATTCTTGCTAATTGCAGGTTACATGAAAGGGCACAGTTTAGCATTGTGTCTTCTTTAGTCTAGAAGTTAACTCTAAATGCTGATGTATTGGGTTCTGATGTATTTATTCCACCTctttctataatgtgtgggttttgtgacgaTAGTAGAAATGTTGGTGGAATTTAGTGGCCTCTTTCTCTGCCATTGGAACAAAGGTGTCTGACTTATTATCAGCACCTGTAATTACTGATTGAAATTATTTATGCCGCCACCACAACCTCCTGGGATCAGCCAGGCAACAGAGAGCTTGCATAACATGAGCAGACTACTGCTTTGGCCAGCGTAATTGCTGTGCATAATACAAATAGACCCGATCCACCGCATTTTCTCACTTCTGCTTCCAGACCCGAGAAGAAGAGCGAGAAAAGAAGATCTCCAGAAGACTGCAGTCTTACCGAGAACGTCCTTACAAGATACTCGGTAAGTAGCATCATCGTAGCAGCACAACGGCAGGCTGTGTCATGTTTGACGGTGGAATttttttcgtttgtttatttgtctgcttgtttgtttgcttgtttagaTAGAAAAGTTTATATACCAGACCGACCACATGGGTCTAgacagacaaaacaaccaacaaatACCAGACctacgtcacagactatgtttgTATATTACCTTTTCTACCACTTGGAATATCTGTGTTTTACGAAAGATAACAGGTTTGTTTATCTCGTTTTCCCAGGTGCCAAAGGTCATCATGTCCTTCCTCTCACGTGTGTCGATGGTTGCACGATCCCCGTGTTTACTTCAGAACACACCTGTGCTGACTGCCAGTCATGGTGTTCGGAAATTCTCCAGGTCAGTGACaagaaacaaagatggcggccctTTTCCGGTACGTGTCCATGCTTGAATTTTGCAACTGTCTGTAGCACTGTGTTCATTCATAGTGTTCTTTCCTGAATATTTTCTTGAGTTGAATTTGTGCACATGAaattttaaaggcaacctaagcaatatcacattgttatgagtggaaatattctgaataaggcagtctgtgtaatattgacatctaatgcactaatttagcacatttacatcattatttcatcaattgagccgttaaaaacagcgcggAAAttagttgcacaaggattccagatcaagtccttattcttttttggggggcagggggagggggggggggggttacaataataaggaatatcctcgtgcaactaGTCTCTGGGCTGTTTCTACCCGCtgaaagtatcaaattatgatgtaaatgtgagaatacagtggagtagatgtcaatatcatgcagattaccttattcagaatatttccacttcgACGCTGTAaaattgcttaggttgcctttaaagaATCTGTCAGAAAATTAGAAAAAGCTGAAAAGGGTACTGTGTCCTCAATAGTCAACCAGGTTACCACAATAAGGATGCTCTCCTAAACGTAGCTGAGTAATCACCAAACGTCAGCCATGTACACAGACTGAAAGTTGTGTTGTAAGAAACATAACGCTAGTTTGCCTTTATCCGCgagttacctatatccgttctttttagGAACATGGAActtagtagggctgggtatcggtacagcgtaccggtacaaaaccggtttttcttattggaccggtccagaaaaaccggacctgaaaaagttaggtggaccggatgttggaccgattagaaaattacagattattttatcaggcattcacacgtgttggcgcttgcaggtgggataaaataacaagagtgaagtagagtagaatttatagtcatttctaccacgttttacagccaatcgcacaggtgcagttagcgttgtaggattttaagacgccagtgtaagtctaatactcccaaacggatttctttgtagtgaaatggatcattgatatgagtcatactgaatcaggtccaggttcaggtccggacctggacctgatcctctggacctgaaccggacctgaattttctgtaccggtaccaacccctaGTACTTTAAGGATATTCATGAAATTGAAGGACGCTGTAATTTTAGTTGGTttataatattttcaaaatattgcagtttgaaaccacagtccgtcgacttgatatgctTAAATACCACGTTTTCAAAAACGACAAATATTGGTcactccgcggataaaggttacctagCGTTATATGCCGTATCCTGATACTAAACTGAACTCCAGCAAAAGAAGAAGGGCCTTCTGGAGCGCCACGTCTTCACCCAGGAGAGACGGGGTTACGTGTCAGCTGGGCCACGGACGCCGGAAGTCGTCATAGAACACCCGGAAGCTGTATTATACCATTAGCTTTAAGCAAGTCATAAAGaaaattgatatattttgcgtctgaaacaaaaaaaattcgaTGAAAATGTCTACAtgatgtaaaaatatcgtatattgtaagtcactgaataacaatAGTAATGGATGTTATTGTGTAATTGTCCCTGCTTGTACGAGACTCCATTATCAGCAAAGTTGCCTGTGCGTCCATGTATGTGTTTGCCACATTCCCAAATAAATAGATTAATagatatctgaaacgtctgaccatttccaaaatcatatccagttggttgAGAAACTACTTTTTGGGGTGTCTTATtatctgaatgtctaaccttcaccgaCTTTCTTTGGGGATTAAAAGATTTATGGTATGAGACCTAACCCTGCAACCCCGTTTTCTGGATTCAACGACTTTGTAATCTGTGACATTGGATTCATGAAACATAActtctgttttgttttaatctttCTGAACCGAAAGAAATCAAAACTCGGCAAGCCAATGAAATATACACGTGTCATTAAAACGTTGATTTCGATGTGATTTGAAACGTTTCTTTCTCAACTGTAGAATCTGAGTACCGTTTCATGGAGGACTTCAAGGTGACGGATGACGTCAAAGCTGACTTCGAGAAGAATGGCTACGTCATcatcaggtcagaggtcatttGAACTAAGTCTTAATTCAGACAAAGTGTGTGTAATGAGTAATCGGTGTAAAAAAATTCGGTCTGTGACCAAGTCCATGGGCAtagactttttttatttatttaaggttcaccgcaaaacaaggctcattaAGCCACTAAAATaactaaaaaagacaaaaacactgCAGGTTCTGTGCCAAAGATATTCAAAAGAAGACCCATAATCGATCTACATTGACGCGATAACCCCACGTAAtcagttaaacccttcccgtgCCTGGTGGCGTATAGAGCGGTGACCATCTCTATTTCCtgagccctgggccacacaacgcaatcactacagcaggggatAGTAccgtttttaaagtctttggtatgactcggccgggatcgaactcacgacctaccgaatgtaaggcgaacactctacccactaggccattgtggggccgcgtagcacagtggtattgtattcggcccgtgatcgagaggtcgccggttcgaatccgcctaccgtgttgccggtcttgtgcccttgggaaaggcactttacacgactttcctcactttactcaagtgaaaaatgagtcgtccctcggataggacgttaaatggaggtcccgtgtatggggagagccttaccccatgcacgttaaagaacacgtgcgatggtgcggtgtgcgttggtgcaaacccttatgtcgggagttggtgattcacttcaaatcacccggatggaggcctggcgaacctctgtctcgtatcagccacatggtgaattacatcattcacccggacgggagacctggcgcatccccgtcttgaaCATaccctacgaaagggtatgtcaccccgtaaggggcggtataaccccgtcgtgtgtagacatgtgcgaacatgtctacatttgatcacgtcgaccgatgatgatgatgactaggCCATGGCACCGGCTTACTCAGTACACCTTTCCGAAGGCAGCCACCCACGTAATCAGACTCGTACCAAATCCATTGCAATCCATCCAACGACTCTTGAGATATACGCCCATACGTCATTCGGACCTAAGACAGTACTTTCATATTCATGCAAGTAAAAAGCTATTCCATGAGGTTCCGTGACACATctacaaaattttttttctatccacAGGTCTCTCTTGAGTAGcgaagaaataaagaaactgACTGCGGCTCTGGAGTCGGATGAAGGACTGAAGACCAAGTCTTACGGGCGAGACGACACCCAGGGCAGGAAGACCAAGACGGTCATGTGGAGCAATGTGGGGAACGACATCACCGGGGCTGTGGCCAGGACCGAGAAGGTGGCGGGAACTTTTGAACAGGTTTGCTACTTTTAAATCATTTACTATGCATGATgttagttcgcctttatccgagAGGTGACCTATGTCTGTTTTTTGCATTACCGGGGCTGTGGCCAGGACCGAGAAGGTGGCCGGAACTTTTGAACAGGTTTGCTACTTTTAAATCATTTACTATGCATGATgttagttcgcctttatccgagAGGTGACCTATGTCTATTTTTTGCATCACCGGGGCTGTGGCCAGGACCGAGAAGGTGGCGGGAACTTTTGAACAGGTTTGCTACTTTTAAATCATTTACTATGCATGATgttagttcgcctttatccgagAGGTGACCTATGTCTGTTTTTTACATCACCGGGGCTGTGGCTAGGACAGAGAAGGTGGCCGGAACCTTTGAACAGGTTTGCTACTTTTAAATCATTTACTATGCATGATgttagttcgcctttatccgagAGGTGACTTATGTCTGTTTTTTGCATCACCGGGGCTGTGGCTAGGACAGAGAAGGTGGTGGAAACTTTTGAACAGGTTATTATTTTTGACTCATTTGCTATTAtgttagtttacctttatccgcggggtgacctttGTCCGTTTTATAAAGGCGTGTGTATGCATGAAGAAGGGAATAATGGCTTAAAATGAGACTGTCAAAGAATTTTTGCCTTGTCAACGGAAGTCATGGGAAAGCTGATGTTATCTTAGTTGTTGAcaccttgttgttgttgttcacaaAGCTTCTTGGAGGTGAGGTATATCATTACCATTCTAAGGTGATGATGAGGCACGGACTGGAGGCGCTCATCTCTGGCACCAGGACTACGGGTAGGCTACTCCCACCTACAACAACGAGTGTCTGTATGTTAGCATGACAGTTATAtctgttggtaaatgacattatggacaAACTAAACTTTAAGTAACCAACACTAAAATTGATCGGGTCACCTTTGTTCACAGAATAGACATGTCTACAAATACGGGTgccgacacaggttatctggcatttacgaccctctgctgtaGTCACGTGTCTCCGACGTCACGTTCCGGAAGCCACAGTAGACGGGTGACTCAATCGATtttagtgttggttagttaaagtCTAGTTTATCCCTTATGTCATCGAccgaaaatttggggtaagtcccaatcaattttagTGTTGGTCAGTGCCTGTGTGGTTTCAATTGTGCCCTCTGTGACTGTGACAGTTGGATAATGTGTAGATGATAACGTCATAGAGCATTGAGCATTATTTACTGTTTTATACACAGCTTACAGtcaccatgtatgtaaaatcaCATTTGATCAAATTATGATGAATTGGGGATCGATATAGTTCTTCGCCATAAATCATACAATGCCCATTTGTACCACTACCTGTTCTCATGGATATCTTACTAACACTTTTAGCCACACATAATACCACTATTTTTGCTGTATCTGGCCAAACACAACGCTTCAGAGGTGTGAAAACGAATGAGAGATTTGTATTTCCAGCTACTGGTACGGGAACGGCTGTTTGTATCCTACCATGGGTACGGTCTGGATCGCTGTCGACAAGGCCGATAGGGACAATGGGTGCCTTAAGGTGGGGAGAACTATACGAATTTATAAACCTCTAGTTTTACAggaaaactagagttcagcgacctcatacctccatgaaatatttagagcttttgtaaatttcatgcaattgactaaaacATTAACTTAATCTATGTATGGTGTTCATCATCATTGAcatatgtcacaattataaaattcccatcattaatcataaagtgggtttgcaaattttacaaaaattatgcaaacaaggtcctcattaccatatttggtttctgtTTATATTCCGCCTATCATGATTTACAAGTGTGATATTtgttgaagtccagttattgcaaacaattgaataatacaatttcctcattaattatgcaaattaagtcctcatttgcataacatgcatattattatgaaatctttgcccaagctacctgcatgcttaAAATTATGCTAATCCGTCactcctttctgcagttattctctttggaatgtcttgacaaaaacgcccctgcagttccaaaattatgCTAGGgagctgaaacctgccccactttgtcatgacactgtaaAGCTATCTACAatccaaatgtcaagaccatatcacgtctaGGACATATtctattctcattaattatgcaaatgtaattatcttttgcataattagtacgtcattttgtataacattgtctaaggtatctaaataccaaaagtcatgaaaatctgttgttccgttcttgagttatcgtcttcagaagtttttgacaaaaatagccctgctatcccaaaactagacgctaggggaccTTAACTTATGTCGCTTATTCCTAAACAggagagctatctaacaccccaaagtcgtggccatagcttgttcagaacacgagatagcaaacccggaagttgcgctgctgtaccaagggaagccgcttgGGGGCCcaatatctaatcatttccagctttcatcacagactaccaacacaccaagtatgaaaccaattcacacAGCCGTTTtttagttatcttgtttacacacagacacacagacaaacgcagggtaaaatataacctacaTGACATTTCATTGAGTTAATTAGACAATGGTTGAATGAGATGACAAACTAATTTCTAGACAACCCCTGTCACATACGATTGTGGCCTGAACATGCCAAAGGTAGTTTAGCTATCAAAAGTGTTTCAAACGAAGTCATCGCTTTTCTTATCAACTACccacttgtttgtttggttgtttgtttgtttgtttgttttagatcATCCCTGGGTCTCACAAGGCTGGCAGAGTGGACCACGGCCTTACGGGTAACCAGGCTGGGGCGGATCTAGAAAGAGTGTCGCAGGTAAGGAGTCTCGTTGGACAAAAGTACAAACAAAGAATTGAAAACAACATTTCCAAATGCCAGTGGTGGATTCCAATCGAGTTTGGACAATAGTATGCAAATatgtatcatgtagttgattagaccctagtgttatgtatcacactatctACATCTCTTAGTCCTTGAAgctgtacatgcaattagccttcgagcatggttttgcaaataaacatctatacaaacattatcttcagaggATTATGTCCAAGGACAAAGCTCAACACCGTATGTCAAAAACATGCTGCAATGTTTATCTAATATGTGAATGATATTTCTTTCATATCTACGTTATTTTCTTCGGGTATATTATGATAAGCGCTGCTCCTCCTTGCGATAAGAAGGCGATTGATGCAACGAGgctttatgcaaattaattacAATCTGGTCTTGAACGCAAAGCAGTGTAAAACATCCATGATTTGCAGAAAGATGTCTGTacatatatgtaaatacttaacGTTTTGTGTCTGCATCTGTACTGTGACCTGCGAcccctgtcctgcagtacaatgtgaaccagtcagaattgccctgaagtaGGTGACAAACGAAACGTCGgagagaataaagcaatggttgtaaAAAGAGTCTCCTTATTCAACTTGCGAATCTGTTGAAGTTtactattttgttgttttctcagttGGAGAAGGCACTTGGACTGTTCCATGTGGAGATAAATCCGGGGGACGCGCTGTTCTTCCACTGTAACATCCTGCACCGCAGTGACCAGAACAGCAGCGACAGGCGCAGGTAAGCTCTCTCCTATTGGCTGTTTGCTCGTGACGTCACGGCTAGCTGTATGGTAAACGTCTGTTCTTAGCGTTTACATGAATGAATGGCCACCGCCATATTTGACCCGATACTGCGTATTTTGGGATACAAAGATTTGTACAGTGCCAAGTTTGCCAGAAATGTGGTCCAGATATGTAACAGAGAATTAGCCAATGGAGATTTCGTGGCACAACTGTTACTGTTCATTTCAACACCGTCACGATTTCCATGTCGACCATGCACAGTGCCGGTTAACATTGAAGTAAAGAAGATAGATGTCGGTGTCGGTGTCATgccaacatttttttattggtcCTCCCTAGAAAACTACTGGATGTCATATAACGTTAGTGTACACGGAGCAAACTTGCTACGGGGGTGAAGAGAAACGACAGGGCAACCTTGGGCAGAAACGGAGCTACGTGTATTCCTTTCAAACATCAGAGACATCGACCAAATAGCCAACTACAAGGCTGTGTGATGACACTGAGTACTTGTTGTCCATATGAATATCTTGTTATCCATGAGCTATCTCTGGCTTGTTGCAGATGGTCCTTCTTCGTTGCGTACAACCGTGCCGACGTGTACAACCCTATTTACAAACACCACCATTCGCAGTACACGCTTCTCAGCAAGGTGAGGGATTCATGTCATTCCTTTTTATTTGCTTCATGACAGACGAGGAGAgcgtggcactgcactcaagtttgacACCTCGGTGAAGTGAGGACGGTCGTgtggcatgtttttttttcttcgaaagcacaacgtcgggggcagcACCGCGAGTaacgaactcgggacctctagattccgagcctcACTCTCTACcggttacgccacacacgacgccgcACATCATATCACTTAAACTTTACTGTAAGCACAGGACTGTCCAAACAGTATTTGTCCAGATTTTCACCAGTCACAACGTACATCAGATTGCTTCCAGAAAGCTCTACAAAGCCTAGGAATGATTAGATACTGAGTAAGCAATAAGCTGGTTCAATTATCCAATTGCGCATGTGCAGGCTAGAGGTGAAGGCCCcaaagacataaacaaaacacgccTGGGCCTTGTCATTGTTCTGAAAACCGACAGACGGGGCCATACACATCCAGACATGCAAAAAGcatggtcgagacaagaactgtttacagcTAGGGGGCGTTCATCTTTGACCTGCGCATTCGCAGTTGAATCCGTGCACGGGCTTATACCAACTTCTGCTTTTGTCTTGCAGCTTCCCAACTCTGCGATCCTGGAGTGTTCTACGGCGACTGACTTAACTGGGAAGGGCTTCTTCTCACTGGATAAAGACCAATCCTTAGCGTCTTTGAACAAGAAGGCATAGAGTCATCCCCAAGATAGGCTGACTAAATCAAGTCCCTAGCAACCCTTCGNNNNNNNNNNNNNNNNNNNNNNNNNNNNNNNNNNNNNNNNNNNNNNNNNNNNNNNNNNNNNNNNNNNNNNNNNNNNNNNNNNNNNNNNNNNNNNNNNNNNNNNNNNNNNNNNNNNNNNNNNNNNNNNNNNNNNNNNNNNNNNNNNNNNNNNNNNNNNNNNNNNNNNNNNNNNNNNNNNNNNNNNNNNNNNNNNNNNNNNNNNNNNNNNNNNNNNNNNNNNNNNNNNNNNNNNNNNNNNNNNNNNNNNNNNNNNNNNNNNNNNNNNNNNNNNNNNNNNNNNNNNNNNNNNNNNNNNNNNNNNNNNNNNNNNNNNNNNNNNNNNNNNNNNNNN
Above is a genomic segment from Branchiostoma floridae strain S238N-H82 chromosome 16, Bfl_VNyyK, whole genome shotgun sequence containing:
- the LOC118403844 gene encoding LOW QUALITY PROTEIN: L-proline trans-4-hydroxylase-like (The sequence of the model RefSeq protein was modified relative to this genomic sequence to represent the inferred CDS: inserted 1 base in 1 codon): MSFLSRVSMVARSPCLLQNTPVLTASHGVRKFSRSVTRNKDGGPFPQKKKGLLERHVFTQERRGYVSAGPRTPEVVIEHPEAESEYRFMEDFKVTDDVKADFEKNGYVIIRSLLSSEEIKKLTAALESDEGLKTKSYGRDDTQGRKTKTVMWSNVGNDITGAVARTEKVAGTFEQLLGGEVYHYHSKVMMRXRTGGAHLWHQDYGYWYGNGCLYPTMGTVWIAVDKADRDNGCLKIIPGSHKAGRVDHGLTGNQAGADLERVSQLEKALGLFHVEINPGDALFFHCNILHRSDQNSSDRRR